A DNA window from Pseudomonas tohonis contains the following coding sequences:
- the mscK gene encoding mechanosensitive channel MscK, which yields MSFLRPLLAAALIGFCLGATPVHAAEPPTSAKVQQSLDNLASRKLPEADQKAVQQVLEQTLTQLSNQADSEKRLADLKRQLNDAPRQIADAQREFTRLKASKPVDVGERYGKSSLAQLDQLLNQRSSQLAGWQKDLAEANSLIITAQTRPERAQAEISSNQVRTQQLSAILKVGKDTGKVLTDEQRDQYNAELAALDAQTQLRRQELAGNSLLQDLGNSRRDLLVERIHRLEQETQALQSLINDKRRESSEQTVAELSREAQNATPDSLLAAESSTNLKLSDYLLRSTDRLNELTQQNLQTRQQLDTLNQADQALEEQISVLKGSLLLSKILYQQKQALPHLKLDGDLADEIADIRLYQFELSQQRDKLNNPQAYVDDLLSRQPADQVTPELRATLLDLATTRTELFDRLSRELNALLNESITLQLNQKQLQSTSQALRATLEEQMFWIPSNKPLDLAWLKSAPHYLKRQLMDVPWGSGVAELGEGLVDRPWLFIPLLLMIGALLWRRSWLYEKLTELHQDIGHYKRDSQMHTPLALLLNILLAMPVTLFLALCGLALQIDARGQNATLGAALMEMAQAWLVFYTLYRILAPGGVAELHFRWPRPQVALLSKQIRRLGMVVMALVAVVTVAEHQPQALAEDVIGIIVVITCYALMALVLSNLLLAEPMREHTSPFRFLIGLGFTLLPLVFIVAVGFGYYYTSLKLTDRLINTLYLLILTLIIEAAFVRGLAVAARRLAYARALAKRQAQTKENAEGEEVAVEEPTLDIEQVNQQSLRLIRLALLGVFIASMYLVWADLISVFAYLDEVTLYQYATGTGAAATQVPISLLDVLGALIIAGITTALARNLPGLLEVLVLSRLKLAQGSAYATTTLLSYAIAGIGFVSALSTLGVSWDKLQWLVAALSVGIGFGMQAIFANFISGLILLFERPVRIGDLVTIGTVTGTVNRIRIRATHITDSDRKEVIVPNQTFLTSQLINWTLTDTVTRIVLVYNVNRGADLELVRKLLLQATQENTRVLRDPAPNVQLKTYGATTLEHELKIYVRELGDRGLATDELNRRIDQLFQEHGINISSVPKMDVILSRKSVEHPPAEEQAADAAEERAK from the coding sequence ATGTCTTTCCTGCGCCCCCTCCTCGCCGCCGCCCTTATCGGCTTCTGCCTCGGTGCCACGCCCGTGCATGCCGCCGAACCACCGACCAGCGCCAAGGTCCAGCAGAGCCTGGACAACCTCGCCAGCCGCAAGCTGCCGGAAGCCGACCAGAAGGCCGTGCAGCAGGTGCTGGAGCAGACGCTCACGCAGCTGAGCAACCAGGCCGACAGCGAGAAGCGCCTGGCCGACCTCAAGCGCCAGCTCAACGATGCCCCGCGCCAGATCGCCGACGCCCAGCGTGAATTCACCCGCCTCAAGGCCAGCAAGCCGGTCGATGTCGGCGAGCGCTACGGCAAATCCTCCCTGGCCCAGCTCGACCAGTTGCTCAACCAGCGCAGCAGCCAACTGGCCGGCTGGCAGAAGGACCTGGCCGAGGCCAACAGCCTGATCATCACCGCGCAGACCCGCCCCGAGCGCGCCCAGGCCGAGATCAGCAGCAACCAGGTGCGCACCCAGCAGCTCAGCGCCATCCTCAAGGTCGGCAAGGACACCGGCAAAGTGCTCACCGACGAGCAGCGCGACCAGTACAACGCCGAGCTGGCCGCCCTCGACGCCCAGACCCAGCTGCGCCGCCAGGAGCTGGCCGGCAACAGCCTGCTGCAGGACCTGGGCAACAGCCGCCGCGACCTGCTGGTCGAGCGCATCCACCGCCTGGAGCAGGAAACCCAGGCCCTGCAGTCGCTGATCAACGACAAGCGCCGGGAAAGCTCCGAGCAGACGGTGGCCGAACTCTCCCGCGAGGCGCAGAACGCCACCCCCGACAGCCTGCTGGCGGCCGAGAGTTCCACCAACCTCAAGCTCTCCGACTACCTGCTGCGCTCCACCGATCGCCTCAACGAACTGACCCAGCAGAACCTGCAGACCCGCCAGCAGCTGGACACCCTCAACCAGGCCGACCAGGCGCTGGAAGAGCAGATCAGCGTGCTCAAGGGCAGCCTGCTGCTGTCGAAGATCCTCTACCAGCAGAAGCAGGCCCTGCCGCACCTGAAGCTCGACGGCGACCTGGCCGACGAGATCGCCGACATCCGCCTCTACCAGTTCGAGCTCAGCCAGCAGCGCGACAAGCTCAACAACCCCCAGGCCTACGTCGACGACCTGCTCTCGCGCCAGCCCGCCGACCAGGTGACGCCGGAGCTGCGCGCCACCCTGCTCGACCTGGCCACCACCCGCACCGAACTGTTCGACCGACTGAGCCGCGAACTCAACGCCCTGCTCAACGAGTCCATCACCCTGCAGCTCAACCAGAAGCAGCTGCAGAGCACCTCCCAGGCGCTGCGCGCGACCCTGGAGGAGCAGATGTTCTGGATTCCCAGCAACAAGCCGCTGGACCTCGCCTGGCTGAAGAGCGCGCCGCACTACCTCAAGCGCCAGCTGATGGACGTGCCCTGGGGCTCGGGCGTGGCCGAGCTGGGTGAAGGCCTGGTCGACCGTCCCTGGCTGTTCATCCCCCTGCTGCTGATGATCGGCGCGCTGCTGTGGCGCCGCAGCTGGCTCTACGAGAAGCTCACCGAGCTGCACCAGGACATCGGCCACTACAAGCGCGACAGCCAGATGCACACGCCCCTGGCGCTGCTGCTGAACATCCTCCTGGCGATGCCGGTGACGCTGTTCCTGGCCCTCTGCGGCCTGGCCCTGCAGATCGACGCCCGTGGCCAGAACGCCACCCTCGGCGCCGCGCTGATGGAAATGGCCCAGGCCTGGCTGGTGTTCTACACCCTCTACCGCATCCTCGCCCCGGGCGGCGTCGCCGAGCTGCACTTCCGCTGGCCGCGCCCGCAGGTGGCGCTGCTGAGCAAGCAGATCCGCCGCCTCGGCATGGTGGTGATGGCCCTGGTGGCCGTGGTCACCGTGGCCGAGCACCAGCCCCAGGCGCTGGCCGAGGACGTCATCGGCATCATCGTCGTCATCACCTGCTACGCCCTGATGGCCCTGGTGCTGAGCAACCTGCTGCTGGCCGAACCGATGCGCGAGCACACCTCGCCCTTCCGCTTCCTCATCGGCCTGGGCTTCACCCTGCTGCCGCTGGTGTTCATCGTCGCCGTCGGCTTCGGCTACTACTACACCTCGCTCAAGCTCACCGACCGCCTGATCAACACCCTCTACCTGCTGATCCTCACCCTGATCATCGAGGCCGCCTTCGTCCGCGGCCTGGCCGTCGCCGCCCGGCGCCTGGCCTACGCCCGCGCGCTGGCCAAGCGCCAGGCGCAGACCAAGGAGAACGCCGAAGGCGAGGAAGTGGCGGTGGAAGAGCCGACCCTGGACATCGAGCAGGTCAACCAGCAGTCCCTGCGCCTGATCCGCCTGGCCCTGCTCGGCGTCTTCATCGCCTCGATGTACCTGGTCTGGGCCGACCTGATCAGCGTCTTCGCCTACCTCGACGAAGTGACGCTCTACCAATACGCCACCGGCACCGGCGCCGCCGCCACCCAGGTGCCCATCAGCCTGCTGGACGTGCTCGGCGCGCTGATCATCGCCGGCATCACCACCGCGCTCGCACGCAACCTGCCGGGCCTGCTGGAAGTGCTGGTGCTGTCGCGCCTGAAGCTGGCCCAGGGCAGCGCCTACGCCACCACCACGCTGCTCTCCTATGCCATCGCCGGCATCGGCTTCGTCAGCGCCCTGTCCACCCTCGGGGTCAGCTGGGACAAGCTGCAGTGGCTGGTGGCCGCGCTCTCGGTGGGTATCGGCTTCGGCATGCAGGCAATCTTCGCCAACTTCATCTCCGGCCTGATCCTGCTGTTCGAGCGCCCGGTGCGCATCGGCGACCTGGTGACCATCGGCACCGTCACCGGCACGGTGAACCGGATCCGCATCCGCGCCACCCACATCACCGACAGCGACCGCAAGGAAGTCATCGTCCCCAACCAGACCTTCCTCACCAGCCAGCTGATCAACTGGACGCTGACAGACACCGTCACCCGCATCGTGCTGGTCTACAACGTCAACCGCGGCGCCGACCTGGAGCTGGTGCGCAAGCTGCTGCTGCAAGCCACCCAGGAGAACACCCGCGTGCTGCGCGACCCGGCCCCCAACGTCCAGCTGAAGACCTACGGCGCCACCACCCTGGAGCACGAACTGAAGATCTACGTGCGCGAACTGGGCGACCGGGGCCTGGCCACCGACGAGCTGAACCGGCGCATCGACCAGCTGTTCCAGGAGCACGGCATCAACATCTCCTCGGTGCCGAAGATGGACGTCATCCTCAGCCGCAAGAGCGTCGAGCACCCACCCGCCGAGGAACAGGCGGCCGACGCCGCCGAAGAGCGCGCCAAGTAA
- the selO gene encoding protein adenylyltransferase SelO — protein sequence MKRLDDLQFDNRFARLGDAFSTEVLPDPLDDPHLVVASPAAMALLDLDPAQAEEPVFAELFAGHTLWSDAAPRAMVYSGHQFGSYNPRLGDGRGLLLGEVVNQAGEHWDLHLKGAGQTPYSRMGDGRAVLRSSIREFLASEHLHALGIPSSRALCVTGSSTPVYREKKETGAMVLRLAPSHVRFGHFEYFYYTRQHEQLKTLGEHVLACHFPACLEAEEPWLAMFREVIERNAGMIARWQAYGFCHGVMNTDNMSILGITFDYGPYAFLDDFDANHICNHSDDSGRYSFSNQVPIAHWNLAALAQALTPHIAVDALREALELFLPLYQAAWLDLMRRRLGFTRAEEGDEALVQRLLQLMQTSAVDYTLFFRRLGETTPEQAVAVLRDEFVDLAGFDAWAAQYVERATREGDDQDARRQRMHAVNPKYILRNYLAQRAIEAAEQGDFSEVRQLHAVLARPFDEQPGMERYAERPPEWGKHLEISCSS from the coding sequence ATGAAAAGACTCGACGACCTGCAGTTCGACAACCGCTTCGCCCGCCTGGGCGATGCCTTCTCCACCGAAGTCCTGCCCGACCCGCTGGACGACCCGCACCTGGTGGTGGCGAGCCCGGCGGCCATGGCCCTGCTCGACCTCGACCCGGCGCAGGCCGAGGAGCCCGTGTTCGCCGAGCTGTTCGCCGGGCACACGCTCTGGTCCGACGCCGCCCCGCGCGCCATGGTCTATTCCGGGCACCAGTTCGGCAGCTACAACCCGCGCCTGGGCGATGGCCGCGGCCTGTTGCTGGGCGAGGTGGTCAACCAGGCCGGCGAGCACTGGGACCTGCACCTCAAGGGCGCCGGCCAGACCCCCTACTCGCGCATGGGCGACGGCCGAGCGGTGCTGCGCAGTTCGATCCGCGAGTTCCTCGCCAGCGAGCACCTGCACGCCCTGGGCATCCCCAGCAGCCGCGCGCTGTGCGTCACCGGCTCCAGCACCCCGGTGTACCGCGAGAAGAAGGAGACCGGCGCCATGGTCCTGCGCCTGGCGCCGAGCCACGTGCGCTTCGGCCACTTCGAGTACTTCTACTACACCCGCCAGCACGAGCAGTTGAAGACCCTCGGCGAGCACGTGCTGGCCTGCCACTTCCCCGCGTGCCTGGAAGCCGAGGAGCCCTGGCTGGCGATGTTCCGCGAGGTCATCGAGCGCAACGCCGGGATGATCGCCCGCTGGCAGGCCTACGGCTTCTGCCACGGGGTGATGAACACCGACAACATGTCGATCCTCGGCATCACCTTCGACTACGGCCCCTACGCCTTCCTCGACGATTTCGACGCCAACCACATCTGCAACCACTCCGACGACAGCGGGCGCTACAGCTTCAGCAACCAGGTGCCCATCGCCCACTGGAACCTCGCCGCCCTGGCCCAGGCGCTGACGCCCCACATCGCCGTGGACGCCCTGCGCGAGGCGCTGGAGCTGTTCCTGCCGCTGTACCAGGCGGCCTGGCTGGACCTGATGCGCCGCCGTCTGGGCTTCACCCGCGCCGAAGAGGGCGACGAGGCCCTGGTGCAGCGCCTGCTGCAACTGATGCAGACCAGCGCGGTGGACTACACGCTGTTCTTCCGCCGCCTGGGCGAGACCACGCCCGAACAGGCGGTGGCGGTGCTGCGCGACGAGTTCGTCGACCTCGCCGGCTTCGATGCCTGGGCCGCGCAGTACGTGGAGCGCGCCACGCGCGAAGGCGACGACCAGGACGCCCGCCGCCAGCGCATGCATGCGGTGAACCCGAAGTACATCCTGCGCAACTACCTGGCCCAGCGCGCCATCGAGGCCGCCGAGCAGGGCGATTTCAGCGAGGTGCGCCAGCTGCACGCCGTGCTCGCCCGCCCCTTCGACGAGCAGCCCGGCATGGAGCGCTATGCCGAGCGGCCACCGGAGTGGGGCAAGCACCTGGAGATCAGCTGCTCCTCCTGA
- a CDS encoding alpha/beta hydrolase has translation MRTGIIRWAGRGALLLALAMSLVFAVRVLDIQGEPSLEPWHRFVPEELDERELDQADWSAWMNAEARVFAQVREQVSEQLDAEEQVPANRYFPGSPLYPGRFSQDWNRSYVLRPEGEPVGAVVMLHGLTDSPYSLRHLALRYRQAGFVVLGLRLPGHGTVPAALTDVSWEQWLAATRLAMREARRLVGAQRPLRLVGYSNGGALALKYSLDALEDPSLPRAERLVLLSPMLGVAGYARFAGLAGLPAVFPAFAKAAWLDLLPEYNPFKYNSFPVNGARQSYQLTVALQEQLLSASRRDGLRGLPPLLTFQSVVDATVSTSAVVESLYRLVPDNGSELVLFDINRSVDFGPLLRPDASLALARLLQPPPRAYRTAVITNATASSREVVERVIEAGGREEWVRPLDMAFPRELFSLSHVALPFPDSDGLYGRHPDATDDFGIHLGNLSLRGERGVLVMNMDALQRATSNPFFPYLLQRLERVEGLAR, from the coding sequence ATGCGGACGGGGATCATCCGTTGGGCGGGCCGGGGCGCGCTGCTGCTGGCCTTGGCGATGTCGCTGGTGTTCGCCGTGCGGGTGCTGGACATCCAGGGCGAACCGTCACTCGAGCCCTGGCACAGGTTCGTGCCGGAGGAGCTCGACGAGCGCGAGCTCGACCAGGCCGACTGGAGCGCCTGGATGAACGCCGAGGCGCGCGTCTTCGCGCAAGTGCGTGAACAGGTCAGCGAGCAGCTGGACGCCGAGGAGCAGGTGCCGGCCAACCGCTATTTCCCGGGCAGCCCGCTGTACCCCGGCCGTTTCAGCCAGGACTGGAACCGCTCCTATGTGCTGCGCCCCGAGGGCGAGCCGGTGGGCGCGGTGGTGATGCTGCACGGCCTCACCGATTCGCCCTACAGCCTGCGCCACCTGGCGCTGCGTTACCGCCAGGCGGGCTTCGTGGTGCTCGGCCTGCGCCTGCCCGGGCACGGCACGGTGCCGGCGGCGCTGACGGATGTGAGCTGGGAGCAGTGGCTGGCCGCCACCCGCCTGGCGATGCGCGAGGCCCGGCGGCTCGTGGGGGCACAGCGGCCGCTGCGGCTGGTGGGCTACTCCAACGGCGGTGCGCTGGCGTTGAAGTATTCGCTGGATGCGCTGGAGGACCCGTCCCTGCCACGCGCCGAGCGCCTGGTGCTGCTCTCGCCCATGCTGGGGGTCGCTGGCTACGCGCGTTTCGCCGGGCTGGCGGGCCTGCCCGCCGTGTTCCCGGCCTTCGCCAAGGCCGCCTGGCTCGACCTGCTGCCCGAGTACAACCCCTTCAAGTACAACTCCTTCCCGGTCAACGGCGCGCGCCAGTCCTACCAGCTCACCGTCGCGCTGCAGGAGCAGTTGCTGAGCGCCTCGCGACGCGACGGGCTGCGGGGCCTGCCGCCGCTGCTGACCTTCCAGTCGGTGGTGGATGCGACCGTGAGCACCTCGGCGGTGGTGGAGTCGCTCTATCGCCTGGTGCCGGACAACGGCAGCGAGCTGGTGCTGTTCGACATCAACCGCTCGGTGGACTTCGGCCCGCTGCTGCGCCCGGACGCCAGCCTGGCGCTGGCGCGGCTGTTGCAGCCGCCACCGCGGGCCTACCGCACGGCGGTGATCACCAACGCCACGGCGAGCAGCCGGGAGGTGGTCGAGCGGGTGATCGAGGCCGGTGGCCGCGAGGAGTGGGTCCGGCCCCTGGACATGGCCTTCCCGCGCGAGCTGTTCTCGCTGTCCCACGTGGCGCTGCCGTTCCCGGACAGCGACGGGCTCTACGGCCGCCACCCCGATGCGACGGACGACTTCGGCATCCACCTGGGCAACCTGTCGCTGCGGGGTGAGCGCGGGGTGCTGGTGATGAACATGGACGCCCTGCAACGGGCGACGTCCAATCCCTTCTTCCCCTACCTGCTGCAGCGGCTGGAGCGGGTAGAGGGACTGGCGCGCTGA
- a CDS encoding aspartate/glutamate racemase family protein, translating into MRTLGVLGGMSWESTLSYYRLLNEGVRDQLGGLHSAPLLLHSVDFAGIAALQKSGGWDEAGHQLAAAAQGLARAGAGALLLATNTMHKVAAAIEAAVDIPLLHIGDGVGEALQALGCERAALLGTRFTMQEDFYRRRLDERFGIQVQVPDAAAMAEIDRVIFQELCLGRFLPEARAFYLDQLRQLQAAGAQAAILGCTEIGLLLEGCDSPLPLVDSTEQHVRMGLRWMLAEG; encoded by the coding sequence ATGAGGACATTGGGTGTACTGGGCGGTATGAGCTGGGAGTCGACCCTGAGCTATTACCGGCTGCTCAACGAGGGCGTGCGTGACCAGCTCGGCGGCCTGCATTCGGCGCCGTTGCTGCTGCATTCGGTGGATTTCGCCGGCATCGCCGCGCTGCAGAAGTCCGGCGGCTGGGACGAGGCCGGGCATCAGCTGGCCGCCGCTGCGCAAGGATTGGCGCGGGCCGGCGCCGGTGCCCTGCTGCTGGCCACCAACACCATGCACAAGGTCGCGGCGGCGATCGAGGCGGCGGTGGACATCCCCCTGCTGCATATCGGCGATGGCGTGGGCGAGGCCCTGCAGGCGCTGGGCTGCGAGCGGGCGGCGCTGCTCGGCACGCGCTTCACCATGCAGGAGGATTTCTACCGGCGGCGCCTGGACGAGCGTTTCGGCATCCAGGTGCAGGTGCCCGACGCCGCGGCGATGGCGGAGATCGACCGGGTGATCTTCCAGGAGCTGTGCCTGGGCCGCTTCCTCCCCGAGGCACGGGCGTTCTACCTCGACCAGCTGCGCCAGCTGCAAGCCGCGGGTGCCCAGGCGGCGATCCTCGGCTGCACCGAGATCGGCCTGCTGCTGGAGGGCTGCGACTCGCCGCTGCCCCTGGTGGACAGCACCGAGCAGCACGTACGCATGGGCCTGCGCTGGATGCTGGCCGAAGGCTGA
- a CDS encoding sulfite exporter TauE/SafE family protein has product MKIRNLDLSQSPINTEHEALGIPPVEDFVSHPDNHPVLRAAMWAAVLILVSLLGFLAWRLFFGDHGGATGLDIIERTLSSPTFWSAVAVGFLAQVVDGALGMAYGITATTFLLTAGASPAAASASVHIAEVFTTGLSGISHVKLGNVNKSLFLRLLLPGIIGAVLGAVLITTFDGAALKPFISAYLLLMGLYILSKAYRHVAQRRAPKHVAKLALFGGFVDAAGGGGWGPVVTSSLLGSGSDPRTTIGSVNFAEFFLTISSATSFILLAGELNTWMLVAGLVFGGLFAAPFAAMLCKKLPARTLLTLVGTLITLISAFNIYMALR; this is encoded by the coding sequence ATGAAGATCCGCAACCTCGACCTCAGCCAGAGCCCGATCAACACCGAGCACGAGGCACTGGGCATTCCTCCCGTCGAGGATTTCGTCAGCCACCCCGACAACCACCCGGTGCTGCGCGCCGCGATGTGGGCGGCCGTGCTGATCCTGGTGAGCCTGCTGGGCTTCCTCGCCTGGCGCCTGTTCTTCGGCGACCACGGCGGCGCCACCGGCCTCGACATCATCGAACGCACCCTGAGCAGCCCGACCTTCTGGAGCGCCGTGGCCGTGGGCTTCCTCGCCCAGGTGGTGGATGGCGCGCTGGGCATGGCCTACGGCATCACCGCGACCACCTTCCTGCTCACCGCAGGCGCCTCGCCAGCGGCGGCCAGCGCCAGCGTGCACATCGCCGAAGTGTTCACCACCGGCCTCTCCGGCATCTCCCACGTGAAGCTGGGCAACGTCAACAAGTCCCTGTTCCTGCGCCTGCTGCTGCCGGGCATCATCGGCGCCGTGCTCGGTGCGGTGCTGATCACCACCTTCGACGGCGCCGCGCTCAAGCCCTTCATCTCCGCCTACCTGCTGCTGATGGGCCTGTACATCCTCAGCAAGGCCTACCGCCACGTGGCCCAGCGCCGCGCGCCGAAACACGTGGCCAAGCTGGCGCTGTTCGGGGGCTTCGTCGATGCCGCCGGCGGCGGTGGCTGGGGCCCGGTGGTCACCAGCAGCCTGCTGGGCTCGGGCAGCGACCCGCGCACCACCATCGGCTCGGTGAACTTCGCCGAGTTCTTCCTGACCATCTCCAGCGCCACCTCCTTCATCCTCCTGGCGGGCGAGCTGAACACCTGGATGCTGGTGGCCGGCCTGGTCTTCGGCGGCCTGTTCGCCGCGCCCTTCGCCGCCATGCTGTGCAAGAAGCTGCCGGCACGCACCCTGCTGACCCTGGTGGGCACCCTGATCACCCTGATCAGCGCCTTCAACATCTACATGGCCCTGCGCTGA
- a CDS encoding bifunctional O-acetylhomoserine aminocarboxypropyltransferase/cysteine synthase: MKPETLAIHAGYSPDPTTRAVAVPIYQTTSYAFDDTQHGADLFDLKVAGNIYTRIMNPTNDVLEKRVAALEGGVGALAVASGMAAITYAIQTVAEAGDNIVSVAKLYGGTYNLFAHTLPRSGIQVRFAAHDDIAALEALIDERTKAVFCESIGNPAGNIIDLAALAAAAHRHGVPLIVDNTVATPILCRPFEHGADIVVHSLTKYIGGHGNSIGGIVVDSGKFPWAEHKARFPLLNTPDASYHGVTYTEAFGPAAFIGRCRVVPLRNMGAALSPFNAFLILQGLETLALRMERHTENALKVAHFLQAHPQVAWVKYAGLPDHPEHALAQRYTGGKPAAILSFGIVGGAEAGARFIDALKLVVRLVNIGDAKSLACHPASTTHRQLNDEELEKAGVPRDMVRLSIGIEHIDDILADLSQSLEAARG, from the coding sequence ATGAAACCGGAAACCCTCGCCATCCACGCCGGCTACAGCCCCGATCCAACCACGCGTGCGGTGGCGGTACCGATCTACCAGACCACCTCCTACGCCTTCGACGACACCCAGCACGGCGCCGACCTGTTCGACCTCAAGGTCGCCGGCAACATCTACACCCGCATCATGAACCCCACCAACGACGTGCTGGAGAAGCGCGTCGCCGCGCTGGAAGGCGGCGTCGGCGCCCTGGCGGTGGCCTCCGGCATGGCGGCCATCACCTACGCCATCCAGACCGTCGCCGAGGCCGGCGACAACATCGTCTCGGTGGCCAAGCTCTACGGCGGCACCTACAACCTGTTCGCCCACACCCTGCCGCGCTCCGGCATCCAGGTGCGCTTCGCCGCCCATGACGACATCGCCGCCCTGGAAGCGCTGATCGACGAGCGCACCAAGGCGGTGTTCTGCGAATCCATCGGCAACCCGGCCGGCAATATCATCGACCTCGCCGCCCTGGCCGCCGCCGCGCATCGCCATGGCGTGCCGCTGATCGTCGACAACACCGTCGCCACGCCCATCCTCTGCCGCCCCTTCGAGCATGGCGCCGACATCGTCGTGCACTCGCTGACCAAGTACATCGGCGGCCACGGCAACAGCATCGGCGGCATCGTCGTCGACTCCGGGAAGTTCCCCTGGGCCGAGCACAAGGCACGCTTCCCGCTGCTCAACACCCCGGACGCCTCCTACCACGGCGTGACCTACACCGAAGCCTTCGGCCCCGCCGCCTTCATCGGCCGCTGCCGCGTGGTGCCGCTGCGCAACATGGGCGCGGCGCTGTCGCCGTTCAACGCCTTCCTCATCCTCCAGGGCCTGGAGACACTGGCCCTGCGCATGGAGCGCCACACCGAGAACGCGCTGAAGGTCGCCCACTTCCTCCAGGCCCACCCGCAGGTGGCCTGGGTGAAATACGCCGGCCTGCCGGACCACCCCGAGCACGCACTGGCCCAGCGCTACACCGGCGGCAAGCCGGCGGCGATCCTCTCCTTCGGCATCGTCGGCGGCGCCGAGGCGGGGGCACGCTTCATCGACGCGCTGAAGCTGGTGGTGCGCCTGGTGAACATCGGCGACGCCAAGTCCCTGGCCTGCCACCCGGCCTCCACCACCCACCGCCAGCTCAACGACGAGGAACTGGAGAAGGCCGGCGTACCGCGCGACATGGTGCGCCTGTCCATCGGCATCGAGCACATCGACGACATCCTCGCCGACCTCAGCCAGTCCCTCGAAGCCGCGCGGGGCTGA
- the trxC gene encoding thioredoxin TrxC, with translation MTDPLMIPCAHCAGLNRIPAERLGDSPRCGHCKAAVLPASPFDLSEASFAKQLRGDLPLLVDVWADWCGPCKAFAPTYQQAATQLQGRCRLGKLDSEANRQLAGQLNIRSIPTLILFKGGVEIARQSGALPLPQLLGWLKSQGI, from the coding sequence ATGACCGATCCCCTGATGATTCCCTGCGCCCACTGCGCCGGGCTCAACCGCATCCCCGCCGAGCGCCTGGGCGACTCGCCCCGCTGCGGCCACTGCAAGGCCGCCGTGCTGCCGGCCAGCCCCTTCGACCTCAGCGAAGCCAGCTTCGCCAAGCAGCTGCGCGGCGACCTGCCGCTGCTGGTGGACGTCTGGGCCGACTGGTGCGGCCCCTGCAAGGCCTTCGCCCCCACCTATCAGCAAGCGGCCACCCAGCTCCAGGGCCGCTGCCGCCTGGGCAAGCTGGACAGCGAAGCCAACCGCCAGCTGGCCGGGCAGCTCAACATCCGCTCCATACCCACGCTCATCCTGTTCAAGGGCGGCGTCGAAATCGCCCGCCAGAGCGGCGCCCTGCCCCTGCCGCAACTGCTGGGCTGGCTGAAGAGCCAGGGCATCTGA
- a CDS encoding YiiD C-terminal domain-containing protein, with translation MQFSEEMARHFTEDKIAFVRRMGLKAVTLEPGHVKLLVPLAGNENHIGTMYAGALFTLAEIPGGALFITSFDTRRFYPIIKDMSLRFRRPAKGDISVEARIGAEEIERIQAEASANGKADYLLELDLVDATGEVVAQSRGLYQLRAH, from the coding sequence ATGCAATTCAGCGAAGAGATGGCCCGCCACTTCACCGAGGACAAGATCGCCTTCGTCCGCCGCATGGGCCTCAAGGCCGTGACCCTGGAACCGGGCCACGTGAAGCTGCTGGTGCCCCTGGCCGGCAACGAGAACCACATCGGCACCATGTACGCCGGCGCCCTGTTCACCCTGGCGGAGATTCCCGGCGGCGCGCTGTTCATCACCAGCTTCGACACCCGCCGCTTCTACCCCATCATCAAGGACATGAGCCTGCGCTTCCGCCGCCCGGCCAAGGGCGACATCAGCGTCGAGGCGCGCATCGGCGCCGAGGAGATCGAGCGCATCCAGGCCGAGGCGAGTGCCAACGGCAAGGCCGACTACCTGCTGGAGCTGGACCTGGTGGACGCCACCGGCGAGGTGGTGGCGCAGAGCCGCGGGCTTTACCAGCTGCGCGCCCACTGA